ATTACAAAAGACAAGAAAcctaaacacaaaaacaaagtcAAGACTCAATACAGAGTGGAAGAGGTTGATTAATAAAAAGTATCAATGAAGAATTTGCGCAACAGGAGGTGAATCAGAGATGCATATTCAATTTATTTCTAGAAAGGTAACTTACTAAAAAAAAGTGCAACATTTTTATTGGGGGAGGGGGCagcaagaattttaaaaatctaaaacttattgtgtgtgtgtgtttgataagtatctataattttttttttttttcttcttttggagAATCCTATAAACTTctttcaaaaaacacaaaaaccataaaGACTCGTGCACACATCAAcataaaaagagtcaaaagtTTTTAGGAAGCATCTGGTAGAGCTAGATTCATAGAACCAAATTATTAGTTCTATTCACACAGTCAAAATTGAAGAAGTTATTGATGTGATCATCATTTGTTACACTTACCATTTCTTCAGGCCTTTGAAACTGTCTTCATGATCGACACCCCCATTAGCATGTACTGAGCCAGTGCTAGAGCCACTTTCTTGGGCACCAGGATGAAGAATGTTGGAAAAACCCTGCCCAATTGACTTCCACAATCGTGTAGATAGAGACGACTGCAAATTAGCATCGCTTCTATCAGATGACAATTCAATTGGCTGAGCCGAGGCAAGGTTTAGCTCGGAAAATCTTACAGCACCTAATATTCTTTCTGGAAGCTCTGATTCCGTTTGGCTTTCAATGAGAAAGGCTAGGTCAACAGTAAGTGTTGTGATGTAACCAATAGCCAGATGAACTATGGCACTTGCAACCATGGAGGATCCAATATCTACATCAACTTCTAAGAAATTCTCTGCTGAACAGTACTTACAGGAAAGTGCACGCCCAATTATGCATATGGCCTGCTCCCCAACTGCTGTTCTCACAATCCAAGGACCCTTGACAATGTTGGCTATCAATTTAAGCCTAGACATCCTAAATGCATCGTCGCCCTTCAAGAATTGATCCATCAAAGATCCCTCCGGAATAGGGTTGACTGCAGCAAAATATGCCACAGCACTATAATTTTCCTTGCTTGGGACTTGTAGATTGAAAGCCCAAACAAAAGGCTTATTGCCTTCTGGAAACTCGTCCTCGATAACCTTCCTAACTCGGTTGTTTGGATCATTCAAGACCTCCGCAATCTTTGTGGAGCTTTTAATCCAATCAAAGCCAATAGGCTTTAGAAGATATTCACCAGCGGGAACTTTAACTCTGGTTGAGAAGTACTCTGGACCTCTGACCATGAACTTGTCTGCAGGTGGGGAAGCCCAGCCATTTGGACAGTTATCTGGCTCGAGAAGTGGAACAGCTCCCTCTGATCTGATTCTCCCTATCCATTCAAGCTCACTTTTATGATCAGCACTAGCCATGTGATATCCTATTAAGGCAGCAATCTGTcaggtaaaagaaaaaaaaattaaagaaacaaaaagatgtAAGAAATATTTACTGGCCTCAATTATTTTATGCTTCTATTTCTATTGTGTTTGACAAATATTACAAATTCCCCCATACAGTAGACAGATATGCTTAGCAATGAAAGATGCCCAAAAACTGCAAAAATGTCCTGTTCAAAGAAAAGATATCTTTAGAGAGTTATAAAACGACATCTTCCACCTGTCTCCCACACTCGCCTGGAGACTAGTAAAAGATCTCactttcatttaattaaattatatgcaTACTATGAGGCTCTTACACATTTTTAACAAGTTTACATAGTTATTACTTTCAAGACTGTTATACTATCTACGACTGTTTTTTAGTTGAGAAAACCAAATAACCATGTCCCTCTGTAGACTATTGGGACTCATTGCACTATACAAACTACATTACTAGTCTGAGACATTGACAAATTCATGCAGCCTCTAAAAGAGCTAAAATACAACTGATTGTTCTCCTTCAACCTCTTGACAAATGCACTTATATTATAGACCCACAGCAGAaactcaaagagaaagaaaagaatatgaaacattGAGCTTCAGCACTAAATCgctgaaacttttttttttttttttttggggggggggggggggggggtggcaATTCTTCCACTTTTTCCACTTCAAATTGTGAGGACTGCAAAAATAAGTACATGATAGAGAACAAAGCAGGAAAAGTGAAAGTTGTAACATTAAATGTGAGAGATCAATCATTAAAGCTTTATCTTATTACAAATAATCATATCTATGGATCATACTTCAGAAAGATTATTACAATCCAGGAGCTTGAAGAGAAACCCACAATCTAACTACTAACCAAGTGTCTCACTCTTAGGAACGTGGCAATTTCAAgatgataaaaaagaagaagaaagagacatATAAAGTCCAATATTGTTATCCTAGAAACAAAATGTCTACTTTTTTATGGCATTATATTTATAAACCACAAAAAGTACAAGAATATTAATGTGTATCACTATCACAAAAGCAATCTCGTatcaagcaaaaaaaagaaccttGCCTTAACCAAAAAGCAAAcatgaaaataattataaataaataaatgttctTCAACAAACCCTTCTAAACCGAATTCACATATAAAATTTCCTCTGTCTACATGGAtagctttgaagtttgaacaccaTATATGTCTGAACCTTGTATTACTATTACTTATTAACATGTTATTTGCTTTCAGAATTCATGAAAAGCATTAATAAAACAACCAATCCAACAAGCATAAATCCTCAAATACTACCTTACATATTTGCAGACatatcaaaccaaaccaacACACATGTTTCCATGCACAAACTTAATCAAGCTATCAGCTAAATCATAtccaaaaccataaaaaataaaaacccagaaatcaagAATCTTtgtaaatgggttttaatgggtttCCTGTGTAGATTATGTTGAATAATTCACACGAACAAAAACACAATCTTTGTGAATCAATAATGCAGTAtcagaataaaaaaaaacaaaatattaagcaaataaatattcaaaccTTGAAAGAAGTTTTCTCGGAAAACAATAAGGCTCTGTGCAAAAAGCTGAGACTggaaaattagggttttcaatCTGTGATTTATTTGGAGGAAGCTTCAGCTAGAGACTTTCCAAAAgcttttgttttattgaaaatttgattaTTCTCTTTACTAAGAAATAACTTT
The Quercus lobata isolate SW786 chromosome 10, ValleyOak3.0 Primary Assembly, whole genome shotgun sequence DNA segment above includes these coding regions:
- the LOC115962599 gene encoding protein ENHANCED DISEASE RESISTANCE 2-like isoform X1, with protein sequence MASADHKSELEWIGRIRSEGAVPLLEPDNCPNGWASPPADKFMVRGPEYFSTRVKVPAGEYLLKPIGFDWIKSSTKIAEVLNDPNNRVRKVIEDEFPEGNKPFVWAFNLQVPSKENYSAVAYFAAVNPIPEGSLMDQFLKGDDAFRMSRLKLIANIVKGPWIVRTAVGEQAICIIGRALSCKYCSAENFLEVDVDIGSSMVASAIVHLAIGYITTLTVDLAFLIESQTESELPERILGAVRFSELNLASAQPIELSSDRSDANLQSSLSTRLWKSIGQGFSNILHPGAQESGSSTGSVHANGGVDHEDSFKGLKKW
- the LOC115962599 gene encoding protein ENHANCED DISEASE RESISTANCE 2-like isoform X2, whose translation is MASADHKSELEWIGRIRSEGAVPLLEPDNCPNGWASPPADKFMVRGPEYFSTRVKVPAGEYLLKPIGFDWIKSSTKIAEVLNDPNNRVRKVIEDEFPEGNKPFVWAFNLQVPSKENYSAVAYFAAVNPIPEGSLMDQFLKGDDAFRMSRLKLIANIVKGPWIVRTAVGEQAICIIGRALSCKYCSAENFLEVDVDIGSSMVASAIVHLAIGYITTLTVDLAFLIESQTESELPERILGAVRFSELNLASAQPIELSSDRSDANLQSSLSTRLWKSIGQGFSNILHPGAQESGSSTGSVHANGGVDHEDSFKGLKK